A stretch of the Diadema setosum chromosome 16, eeDiaSeto1, whole genome shotgun sequence genome encodes the following:
- the LOC140240276 gene encoding uncharacterized protein, with product MACKEGCRAGLRERLGRFWGWLVVLATWSSLFVSYGFSYAFGLFFIEFQREFKSSATLTGWVGSASLSIAMLTALPVKLVIERVGYRLVGVVSVILMTSGLLLTSFMPGIAPIFFSYSLLFGLGEGAFQVAALSLTSKYFPTKNFVRATSLALSGSNVGDAEPSGEETKNCEVFEGSKVFEVFETTERQDYKSYHQLTSTVSEDSCKRHHANSRKKAEESGPTYLESDVKHGISTKASNIKEAFIPDTPNVCDNNDAGDSGLESGKAAEDSNDDKPKLWRQIQQALRYPELWTIGLAVTINGLGDCFYYINLVSYMVSVGFTETQGSSVISVMGVTCFVGKFLLVIGGEWVPFPTLYLLVIMVAINAGVMAALLVVETMVPMLIIGGVVGCTLGMTSTLVLTLPQKFFGPAKADATWAITIWCNGLGYLLSSVVGQSIDRHGSYVSGIWGFMGMYIVAGALYVISPVYQKISAPERYILMELHRQRNADKPSQSSKSEPLLAKDPNACNVIVERLSSV from the exons ATGGCCTGCAAAGAGGGCTGTAGGGCTGGTCTGAGAGAGCGGCTTGGTCGGTTCTGGGGCTGGCTAGTGGTCCTTGCGACATGGTCCAGTTTATTTGTCTCGTATGGCTTTTCGTACGCCTTCGGGCTCTTCTTCATAGAGTTCCAGAGGGAATTCAAGAGCAGCGCAACGTTGACAG GTTGGGTTGGTAGTGCCTCGCTCTCGATCGCCATGCTCACCGCTCTCCCTGTGAAACTCGTCATCGAACGCGTCGGCTACCGGCTCGTGGGCGTGGTCAGCGTCATCCTGATGACCTCTGGCCTCCTGCTCACCTCCTTCATGCCCGGGATCGCCCCGATTTTCTTCAGCTACAGCCTTCTCTTCGGTCTCGGTGAAGGGGCTTTCCAGGTAGCCGCGCTTTCGCTCACCAGCAAGTACTTCCCCACGAAAAACTTCGTGCGGGCGACAAGTCTAGCTCTCTCTGGTTCAAATGTGG GAGATGCGGAGCCATCAGGCGAGGAGACAAAGAATTGTGAGGTGTTCGAAGGTTCGAAGGTGTTCGAAGTGTTCGAAACGACTGAAAGACAAGACTACAAATCATATCATCAACTCACTTCTACCGTCAGTGAAGATTCCTGTAAGCGTCACCACGCTAACAGCAGGAAAAAGGCTGAAGAAAGTGGTCCAACTTACTTAGAATCTGATGTGAAACATGGTATATCTACAAAAGCTTCAAATATCAAGGAAGCTTTCATCCCGGACACGCCGAATGTATGCGACAACAATGATGCAGGTGATTCGGGACTGGAAAGTGGAAAAGCAGCGGAGGACAGTAACGACGACAAGCCGAAACTCTGGCGACAAATCCAGCAGGCCCTCAGGTACCCAGAGCTGTGGACAATCGGCCTGGCTGTAACGATCAATGGACTGGGAGATTGTTTTTACTACATCAACCTG GTTAGCTACATGGTGTCCGTCGGCTTTACGGAGACGCAGGGCTCGAGTGTGATCTCCGTCATGGGCGTGACGTGTTTCGTGGGGAAGTTCCTTCTCGTGATAGGGGGTGAGTGGGTCCCCTTCCCGACTCTCTACCTGCTGGTCATCATGGTCGCGATCAATGCCGGTGTCATGGCCGCACTCCTCGTGGTCGAGACGATGGTACCGATGCTCATCATAGGTGGAG TTGTTGGTTGCACTCTCGGAATGACCTCGACACTGGTCCTTACACTACCTCAAAAGTTCTTCGGACCAGCCAAAGCGGATGCGACATGGGCCATCACCATTTGGTGCAACGGTCTCGGCTACCTACTCAGTTCCGTCGTCG GACAAAGCATCGACCGCCATGGTTCTTACGTCAGCGGAATCTGGGGCTTTATGGGAATGTACATTGTCGCAGGCGCTCTGTATGTGATCAGTCCCGTCTATCAAAAGATCTCGGCCCCAGAACGATATATCTTGATGGAGCTACATCGACAGAGAAATGCGGATAAACCGTCCCAAAGCTCGAAAAGTGAGCCGCTTCTTGCCAAGGATCCCAATGCGTGCAATGTCATAGTCGAACGCTTGTCTTCAGTATAG